One region of Armigeres subalbatus isolate Guangzhou_Male chromosome 3, GZ_Asu_2, whole genome shotgun sequence genomic DNA includes:
- the LOC134225000 gene encoding zinc finger protein 883-like — MNLIPEHINFDEICRSCMTKKDRMRPLFGSSLDSMLMTVANVSVSLNDGYPAQMCVQCVLQVSRAFTFKKQCEKTDTTLKEYLSRILQEPAGTVDFIPADEDNREERVQLISVTSRDQSMAYRFDGHHRQDECVLILDTDDRDLKDLYQGEQKEMVELPMTSVVPGVDESEQLDTVEECKQIELIDTFDHSQNILEYGSMAIDDDIVEDDHYDEAYEHMKETQEISFEINGKSNLFLINTFRCQDCQKHFRTNVELKEHQITCLKSLSSFTPDPKHLSDKSEKIKTLDKPPSYDSTVLLRFECTICNKWFSNTSKLRRHSRTHLVDKPHVCNVCGMSFAESSNLTKHHRKHTGELRNVVGKPNLCSVCGKRFKWATSLSKHMKHHTKRKLFTCPYPNCDKYYVEQRSLDIHIYSHDGKKPFSCSYCSKGFTQKCNLEKHERVHTGEKPFKCNVCHKSFAQSGYLVIHQRIHSQEKPYNCDECGKQFAASNALTVHLRSHSGERPYACDMCSKRFSRQETLTIHKTRKHLNDASHPCTMCSDKYSTTEQLTEHLKSQHRDRCYHMCPTCGKVFASMQSLKNHQKVHLKEGIISEDQPQPMIQFVVDQEIITQTVDLTALEEPPTNNSTMTIS, encoded by the exons ATGAACCTAATTCCGGAACACATTAACTTCGACGAAATCTGCCGGAGTTGTATGACCAAGAAGGATCGCATGCGGCCTCTGTTCGGTTCCAGTTTGGATTCGATGCTGATGACAGTGGCAAATGTTTCG GTCTCTCTCAACGATGGTTACCCCGCCCAGATGTGTGTTCAGTGTGTGCTGCAGGTCAGCAGAGCTTTCACATTCAAGAAACAATGCGAGAAAACTGATACAACTTTGAAGGAGTATCTTAGCCGAATTCTCCAGGAGCCGGCGGGCACTGTGGACTTCATACCAGCAGATGAGGATAATCGGGAAGAAAGAGTACAGCTGATCTCAGTCACGTCGCGAGATCAATCAATGGCATATAGATTCGATGGACATCACCGGCAGGACGAGTGTGTTCTAATATTGGATACCGACGACAGAGATTTAAAAGATTTGTATCAGGGCGAACAGAAAGAGATGGTCGAATTGCCAATGACCTCAGTTGTTCCCGGGGTGGACGAAAGCGAACAGCTTGATACAGTGGAAGAATGTAAGCAAATTGAACTTATCGACACTTTTGACCATTCACAAAATATTCTGGAGTATGGCTCAATGGCCATAGATGATGATATTGTGGAAGATGATCATTACG ATGAAGCATACGAACATATGAAAGAGACACAggagatttcattcgaaattaatggaaaatcaaatttgtttttgataAATACATTCAGGTGTCAGGACTGTCAAAAACATTTCAGAACTAATGTGGAGTTGAAG GAACATCAAATCACCTGCTTGAAAAGCCTCAGCAGCTTTACACCTGATCCAAAGCACTTGTCGGataaatcagaaaaaatcaaaactttagaCAAACCACCTTCGTACGATAGTACCGTTTTGTTAAGATTTGAGTGCACTATCTGTAACAAATGGTTTTCGAACACCAGCAAATTAAGG CGCCACTCTCGAACTCATCTAGTGGACAAACCTCACGTGTGCAATGTTTGCGGTATGTCATTTGCGGAAAGCTCCAACCTGACGAAACACCACCGCAAGCACACTGGTGAGCTGCGAAACGTGGTCGGAAAGCCGAACCTCTGCTCGGTTTGTGGCAAACGGTTCAAATGGGCCACCTCGCTGTCGAAGCACATGAAGCATCACACGAAACGGAAACTGTTCACATGTCCGTATCCCAATTGCGACAAGTACTACGTGGAGCAACGCTCGTTGGATATTCACATTTACTCGCAcgatggcaaaaaaccattctcGTGCAGTTATTGCAGCAAAGGCTTCACGCAGAAGTGCAATCTGGAGAAGCACGAACGAGTGCATACTG GTGAAAAACCATTCAAATGCAACGTTTGCCACAAAAGTTTTGCCCAAAGTGGATATCTGGTCATACACCAACGAATTCATAGTCAGGAGAAACCGTACAATTGTGATGAGTGTG GAAAACAATTCGCCGCATCAAACGCCTTGACGGTGCATCTGCGATCGCACAGCGGAGAGCGCCCTTATGCGTGCGACATGTGCAGCAAGCGCTTTTCGCGCCAAGAAACGCTCACCATCCACAAAACACGGAAGCATTTAAACGATGCGTCGCATCCGTGTACGATGTGCTCGGATAAATATTCCACAACCGAACAGCTAACGGAGCACCTCAAGAGCCAACACCGTGATCGCTGCTATCACATGTGTCCAACGTGTGGGAAAGTGTTCGCATCCATGCAGAGCTTGAAG
- the LOC134225004 gene encoding cytochrome c oxidase assembly factor 7 homolog: MSLDLKNESDVKQYLENLGIEYRFGCYSEKKPEVCHLLGDYLEGIKKDFDKAAKVYRSNCDDYGFAKSCLKYGNYSFLGKGRASDKGDPVKAFRYYEKGCELNDPDACLHSGLLLVSKSIPKDMKRDVPKAFEYLKKACSMNNANACFYLSGMHISGVLRDEFNTAKVKEELEQKEKAAPGKSGSSLPAGAYVVERDMHKAFEFAYKACELRNMYACANLSQMYANGDGTAKDEKKAEKYKQMAMEMQDEIKKQQQLNFQQGLNAS; this comes from the exons ATGTCGTTAGACTTAAAAAACGAGTCGGATGTTAAGCAGTACCTGGAGAATCTGGGAATTGAGTATCGATTCGGATGCTATTCGGAGAAAAAACCAGAAG TGTGCCACCTTCTAGGTGATTATCTGGAGGGAATCAAAAAGGACTTCGATAAAGCTGCCAAAGTATATCGGTCCAACTGCGACGACTATGGCTTTGCGAAGAGCTGTCTCAAGTACGGAAACTATAGCTTTCTAGGAAAGGGGCGTGCATCGGACAAAGGTGATCCTGTTAAGGCATTCCGCTATTACGAAAAGGGGTGCGAACTGAACGACCCGGATGCGTGCTTACATTCCGGATTGCTGTTGGTTTCGAAGTCCATTCCTAAGGATATGAAGCGGGATGTGCCGAAGGCGTTTGAATACCTGAAAAAGGCTTGCAGTATGAACAACGCCAATGCCTGCTTCTACTTGTCCGGGATGCACATTTCCGGAGTCCTCAGAGACGAGTTCAATACGGCCAAGGTGAAGGAAGAGCTGGAACAGAAGGAGAAAGCCGCCCCCGGTAAGAGCGGATCATCGCTTCCAGCGGGGGCGTATGTCGTGGAAAGAGACATGCATAAGGCCTTCGAGTTTGCCTACAAAGCGTGCGAGCTGCGGAATATGTATGCCTGTGCCAATCTTAGTCAGATGTATGCCAACGGTGACGGAACAGCCAAGGATGAGAAGAAAGCGGAGAAGTACAAACAAATGGCAATGGAGATGCAGGACGAGATCAAGAAACAGCAGCAGCTCAATTTCCAGCAAGGTCTTAATGCGTCCTAA
- the LOC134225003 gene encoding actin-related protein 10: protein MPLFDTVLQEKPAIVLEMGYAFTKLGFAGEPHPRSIIPSEVLDHKTRSSSQTTPNKKLFDYATESELYDQLVEFLKTIFFKYVLVSPKERKVVIVESVLCPTQIRENLARALFCHFDVSSVFYVPTHLVVLATLAVDTALVVDIGYKEAAVVPVYSGVQAVFAWEAQPLAAEAVNEHIKGELILNGVEEHLLTDYVIEDIKVRTCFVTTKERARKWREEGTFEACPDVDYPIKGDEVIKISGALRETAYEVLFPEDNDHLNLANIILNSILKCPKDMRKALAENIVLVGGTTMVLGLASRLKAELLALLRTEQYRDKLFLKAFKFHNPPSKANFTAWLGGSIYGATDLVLSKSIARETYCKNQQLPDFTNYDETRSHGRI from the exons ATGCCGCTATTTGACACGGTTCTACAAGAAAAACCAGCAATCGTGCTGGAAATGGGTTACGCATTCACCAA ATTGGGATTCGCTGGCGAGCCGCATCCCCGTAGTATTATACCATCGGAGGTGCTGGACCACAAGACGAGAAGTTCGAGCCAAACGACACCCAACAAGAAGCTGTTTGATTATGCCACAGAATCGGAACTGTACGATCAGCTGGTAGAGTTTCTGAAAACTATTTTCTTCAAGTACGTCCTCGTCAGCCCGAAGGAACGCAAAGTAGTCATAGTGGAGTCGGTTCTATGTCCAACACAGATACGGGAAAATCTTGCCAGGGCACTGTTTTGTCACTTTGATGTCTCTTCTGTATTCTATGTTCCGACGCATTTGGTCGTTTTGGCAACATTGGCAGTGGACACGGCCCTGGTGGTCGACATCGGATACAAAGAGGCGGCTGTTGTTCCGGTTTACAGTGGAGTTCAAGCCGTGTTTGCCTGGGAAGCACAACCCCTGGCCGCAGAAGCCGTCAACGAACACATCAAAGGGGAACTGATTCTTAACGGTGTAGAAGAGCACTTGTTGACGGATTACGTCATTGAAGACATCAAAGTTCGAACGTGCTTCGTGACAACAAAAGAACGCGCTAGGAAGTGGCGTGAAGAGGGAACATTCGAGGCATGTCCCGATGTAGATTATCCCATAAAAGGCGACGAAGTGATTAAAATCTCAGGTGCACTGCGAGAGACCGCGTACGAAGTTTTGTTTCCAGAGGATAACGACCATCTTAACCTAGCGAATATCATACTCAATTCGATACTGAAGTGTCCAAAAGATATGCGAAAAGCTCTAGCAGAGAACATTGTGCTCGTCGGAGGTACAACCATGGTGCTGGGGCTGGCATCGCGTCTCAAAGCTGAACTGTTGGCACTGTTGCGAACTGAGCAATACAGGGATAAACTGTTCTTGAAAGCGTTCAAATTCCACAATCCACCGTCGAAGGCTAACTTTACCGCCTGGTTAGGTGGATCAATCTACGGAGCGACGGATTTAGTATTGTCGAAATCTATCGCTCGGGAAACCTATTGCAAGAATCAACAGCTACCAGACTTTACTAACTACGATGAAACGCGTTCTCATGGAAGAATTTAA